A region of Hippoglossus stenolepis isolate QCI-W04-F060 chromosome 7, HSTE1.2, whole genome shotgun sequence DNA encodes the following proteins:
- the LOC118112726 gene encoding solute carrier family 25 member 53 has translation MKPSPDHEEDEEGLGRSKFNFQCFLNGGMSSLLSTLPTIVAFPVYKTVFRQQIHNQPFPKAVGQLFKEGPRKLFRGVAPPLLMKTLNGTLLFGLQEAIHHQLSLSSQSVISTSALPALAGFGAGLVEAVVFTPFERVQNVLQNGRNDRDLPTLKSVLVRLRAQRLTLGYYRAFLPIAARNALGCSIYFGLKGPVCATVAGEWAHPMASSFVSGALTSMASSLAIYPLSVLVANMQAQVEGEVKGVMACWRMLWMSREQSVALLYRGGSLVILRSCITWGITTAIYDRQQKLSG, from the coding sequence ATGAAACCAAGTCCTGACCACGAAGAAGACGAAGAGGGCCTCGGGCGCTCAAAGTTTAATTTCCAGTGCTTCCTGAATGGAGGGATGTCCAGCTTGCTGTCCACCCTCCCCACCATCGTTGCCTTCCCTGTCTACAAGACTGTTTTCCGTCAGCAAATCCACAACCAACCTTTTCCCAAGGCAGTGGGACAGCTCTTCAAAGAGGGGCCTAGGAAGCTCTTCAGGGGAGTGGCGCCACCGTTACTGATGAAGACACTGAATGGCACCCTGCTGTTCGGTCTTCAGGAAGCTATCCACCACCAACTCTCGCTATCATCCCAAAGTGTCATCTCCACCTCTGCCCTGCCTGCTCTGGCTGGGTTTGGTGCAGGTCTGGTGGAAGCTGTGGTGTTTACCCCCTTTGAGCGCGTGCAAAATGTGTTGCAGAATGGCCGGAACGACCGTGATCTACCCACCCTGAAGAGTGTTCTTGTCAGGCTGAGGGCACAGAGGCTTACCCTTGGGTACTACAGAGCCTTCCTGCCCATCGCGGCCCGCAATGCTCTTGGCTGCTCCATCTACTTTGGTCTGAAGGGGCCCGTATGTGCTACTGTGGCGGGAGAGTGGGCCCATCCAATGGCTTCCTCTTTTGTATCAGGGGCGCTGACCTCCATGGCAAGCAGCTTGGCAATCTACCCGCTCTCTGTGCTGGTGGCAAACATGCAGGCACAGGTGGAAGGAGAGGTGAAAGGGGTCATGGCTTGTTGGAGGATGCTGTGGATGTCTCGGGAGCAGAGTGTGGCTCTGCTTTACCGAGGAGGCTCCCTTGTTATTTTAAGATCATGCATCACATGGGGAATCACCACTGCTATCTATGACAGACAGCAGAAACTCTCGGGCTGA
- the prps1b gene encoding ribose-phosphate pyrophosphokinase 1 isoform X3 has protein sequence MSRAPISAKLVANMLSVSGADHIITMDLHASQIQGFFDIPVDNLYAEPAVLKWIKENILEWKNCVIVSPDAGGAKRVTSIADRLNVDFALIHKERKKANEVDRMVLVGDVTDRVAILVDDMADTCGTVCHAADKLISAGATKVYAILTHGIFSGPAISRINNACFEAVVVTNTIPQEEKMKHCPKIQVIDISMILAEAIRRTHNGESVSYLFSHVPL, from the exons ATG AGCCGTGCTCCTATCTCTGCCAAGTTGGTGGCCAACATGTTGTCAGTCTCAGGCGCCGACCATATCATCACCATGGACTTGCACGCCTCACAGATACAG GGATTCTTTGATATCCCAGTTGATAACTTGTATGCAGAGCCAGCGGTGCTGAAATGGATCAAGGAGAACATCCTTGAATGGAAAAATTGTGTCATTGTCTCACCTGATGCAggaggagccaaaag GGTCACCTCTATAGCTGACAGGCTGAATGTGGACTTTGCTCTTATTCacaaggagaggaaaaaagcaAACGAGGTAGACCGCATGGTTCTCGTCGGAGATGTGACCGATCGGGTAGCCATTCTAGTTGATGACATGGCAGACACATGTGGCACAGTCTGCCATGCTGCTGACAA ACTCATTTCTGCCGGTGCCACCAAGGTGTATGCTATCCTTACCCATGGCATCTTCTCTGGCCCAGCTATCTCACGTATCAACAATGCCTGCTTTGAAGCTGTGGTTGTCACCAATACGATCcctcaggaggagaagatgaaacaCTGTCCCAAAATTCAG GTCATTGACATCTCCATGATCCTTGCAGAGGCCATCCGTAGAACTCACAACGGCGAGTCGGTGTCATACCTGTTCAGCCATGTCCCCTTGTAA
- the prps1b gene encoding ribose-phosphate pyrophosphokinase 1 isoform X2, translating to MPNIKIFSGSSHPDLSQKIADRLGLELGKVVTKKFSNQETCVEIGESVRGEDVYIVQSGCGEINDNLMELLIMINACKIASASRVTAVIPCFPYARQDKKDKSRAPISAKLVANMLSVSGADHIITMDLHASQIQGFFDIPVDNLYAEPAVLKWIKENILEWKNCVIVSPDAGGAKRVTSIADRLNVDFALIHKERKKANEVDRMVLVGDVTDRVAILVDDMADTCGTVCHAADKLISAGATKVYAILTHGIFSGPAISRINNACFEAVVVTNTIPQEEKMKHCPKIQVIDISMILAEAIRRTHNGESVSYLFSHVPL from the exons ATGCCGAACATCAAAATATTCAGCGGTAGCTCACATCCGGACCTGTCTCAGAAAATAGCAGACCGCCTGGGTCTCGAGCTGGGGAAGGTTGTCACGAAGAAATTCAGCAACCAGGAGACATG CGTGGAGATCGGGGAGAGCGTGCGTGGGGAGGATGTCTACATCGTGCAGAGCGGCTGTGGCGAGATCAACGATAATTTGATGGAGCTGCTGATCATGATAAACGCCTGCAAGATCGCCTCGGCCTCCAGGGTCACCGCTGTCATCCCCTGCTTCCCCTACGCCCGGCAAGACAAGAAGGACAAG AGCCGTGCTCCTATCTCTGCCAAGTTGGTGGCCAACATGTTGTCAGTCTCAGGCGCCGACCATATCATCACCATGGACTTGCACGCCTCACAGATACAG GGATTCTTTGATATCCCAGTTGATAACTTGTATGCAGAGCCAGCGGTGCTGAAATGGATCAAGGAGAACATCCTTGAATGGAAAAATTGTGTCATTGTCTCACCTGATGCAggaggagccaaaag GGTCACCTCTATAGCTGACAGGCTGAATGTGGACTTTGCTCTTATTCacaaggagaggaaaaaagcaAACGAGGTAGACCGCATGGTTCTCGTCGGAGATGTGACCGATCGGGTAGCCATTCTAGTTGATGACATGGCAGACACATGTGGCACAGTCTGCCATGCTGCTGACAA ACTCATTTCTGCCGGTGCCACCAAGGTGTATGCTATCCTTACCCATGGCATCTTCTCTGGCCCAGCTATCTCACGTATCAACAATGCCTGCTTTGAAGCTGTGGTTGTCACCAATACGATCcctcaggaggagaagatgaaacaCTGTCCCAAAATTCAG GTCATTGACATCTCCATGATCCTTGCAGAGGCCATCCGTAGAACTCACAACGGCGAGTCGGTGTCATACCTGTTCAGCCATGTCCCCTTGTAA
- the prps1b gene encoding ribose-phosphate pyrophosphokinase 1 isoform X1: protein MPNIKIFSGSSHPDLSQKIADRLGLELGKVVTKKFSNQETCVEIGESVRGEDVYIVQSGCGEINDNLMELLIMINACKIASASRVTAVIPCFPYARQDKKDKVGSRAPISAKLVANMLSVSGADHIITMDLHASQIQGFFDIPVDNLYAEPAVLKWIKENILEWKNCVIVSPDAGGAKRVTSIADRLNVDFALIHKERKKANEVDRMVLVGDVTDRVAILVDDMADTCGTVCHAADKLISAGATKVYAILTHGIFSGPAISRINNACFEAVVVTNTIPQEEKMKHCPKIQVIDISMILAEAIRRTHNGESVSYLFSHVPL from the exons ATGCCGAACATCAAAATATTCAGCGGTAGCTCACATCCGGACCTGTCTCAGAAAATAGCAGACCGCCTGGGTCTCGAGCTGGGGAAGGTTGTCACGAAGAAATTCAGCAACCAGGAGACATG CGTGGAGATCGGGGAGAGCGTGCGTGGGGAGGATGTCTACATCGTGCAGAGCGGCTGTGGCGAGATCAACGATAATTTGATGGAGCTGCTGATCATGATAAACGCCTGCAAGATCGCCTCGGCCTCCAGGGTCACCGCTGTCATCCCCTGCTTCCCCTACGCCCGGCAAGACAAGAAGGACAAGGTGGGG AGCCGTGCTCCTATCTCTGCCAAGTTGGTGGCCAACATGTTGTCAGTCTCAGGCGCCGACCATATCATCACCATGGACTTGCACGCCTCACAGATACAG GGATTCTTTGATATCCCAGTTGATAACTTGTATGCAGAGCCAGCGGTGCTGAAATGGATCAAGGAGAACATCCTTGAATGGAAAAATTGTGTCATTGTCTCACCTGATGCAggaggagccaaaag GGTCACCTCTATAGCTGACAGGCTGAATGTGGACTTTGCTCTTATTCacaaggagaggaaaaaagcaAACGAGGTAGACCGCATGGTTCTCGTCGGAGATGTGACCGATCGGGTAGCCATTCTAGTTGATGACATGGCAGACACATGTGGCACAGTCTGCCATGCTGCTGACAA ACTCATTTCTGCCGGTGCCACCAAGGTGTATGCTATCCTTACCCATGGCATCTTCTCTGGCCCAGCTATCTCACGTATCAACAATGCCTGCTTTGAAGCTGTGGTTGTCACCAATACGATCcctcaggaggagaagatgaaacaCTGTCCCAAAATTCAG GTCATTGACATCTCCATGATCCTTGCAGAGGCCATCCGTAGAACTCACAACGGCGAGTCGGTGTCATACCTGTTCAGCCATGTCCCCTTGTAA